The Larimichthys crocea isolate SSNF chromosome XI, L_crocea_2.0, whole genome shotgun sequence genome has a segment encoding these proteins:
- the apobb.1 gene encoding apolipoprotein Bb, tandem duplicate 1, whose translation MGDSKLCFLLLLGTSALAFAQDDQPTCLLAERYKTLHKYEYQYEAESLNAINGASQLKNGPKASCKVEIEVPQTCSFIVRTTGCSLSEVVNMDAEGNPVFGPAPGSAAFAAEMERYPLKVVVEGAYDVKLYPEDGETTTILNIKRGIISALAVPLLQEEKNKNMPTIHGKCKTYYTVNAREDIATDISLNRDLSRCDKFVPMRDHTSPLALMSGMHYPLAQLVRSSQTCNYKFDNEKKHMTYGTCTENHILIPFSHKGEYGVTNVGKQELTLVQVSPHNERVFDHSDIVMGLHMESVVDKSVVQDKDAGLNLLRELANLPETEGEKRAHLFHKLVTMVRGMKTETLSPAIPEALGVSRVLTYQVLAQCGTPECSSAIMQILRTFDTSALEVDAGVFAMGLVSNPSALLINDMLEMAKYKPSKPIMYALSNVVKRFYKAEGKLIPEIYSVAEFMAAQLGDCSGDKDNTFMTLRVIGNMAAAVGPASPALRAAVIQCVNQPAASPAVQQAAIQVYRLTSVPAEAREVLMQVLLDSASPMQKRIAAYLVLMKDPQSTELAQMADALLNEQDKQVKSFVISHITNILSSTEPETQELRQKIRDALQGNDIGPTMDPTKFSRNYKIGSVEGNMIFESTSYLPKEVMLEMTLKAFGYDIDMMEVGMEGKGFEPTVDALFGKNGFFPDTAMKTMYFVSDNMPLRVNEILQNMMPAMKNNRMRRQASQNLMRDIGRNLNKLVRELKTAQSPEAMVYLRLLGNELGYLRTNEMEEMAYSAAMMIDSMLKMFPADLMKALMTKADNTIFAHYIFMDNEFFLPTVTGVPLRVALSGTFTPGIKGGLNIARDMSEVTFMPSAGIEFVTQVGSHIPEYVNSGLEMHTNLFHESGLSAKISMGRDNVKLTIPAPMKPTKLIKMTNTLVAVTGSEVMTIPPMVMDKVDVSECTPVFAGMKYCTALQYTDAFSQDTAPYFPFTGDSKFAVELHPTGEVTEYTATVAYELLKEGEEGRQKVDSVKFILRAEGADPTEARAILKYNRRKNVITADIQIPDYDVEAGLRLGVVDGNTKGKGTHSISLDFINKNIPQLSLVGRANLKAMKEGMLQVQLLVPSINADATVTANMKRDEELELELKSEVKILDATAEQKIKMKYDGSKIEVEFKSDVNTETSSLPNGDTIEMYGNQLLDMQVGQTDMKVRHIFKKFVEAANNYMEKYGADIPYIQNFRVPDMPEISLPETLFLNSEAKAVYTFNNERFTIAIPLPLGGKSTEELNFPPALTTPRVSLPQFGLEIVSMEIPIPDLVVPESLTLSIPLFGKTEVSALMRSNLYDMEASMAAGKDVVETPSYSAKFDVKGTSPLDILSMKIEGSGLLAITDSIKAHLKSSFSHKFIEASVSIVEDAAITHKIDLRSNSKIEATSPFGLNIVLEHNGMAGFNTEEISADSSFEGMFKAGPMYGKTSSSQSFSIFPFRPEANIDSKVQIESTFFKADNTIAATLGNGEFSVVSNTNAFEDTLTHVAELSFKNSKLSLKCDANALALGMKIRNQAEASAGAGEVVMRMETNADHSDNRVYSLLIASLDVNGLALNSDATMKLLENEATHKATLRMNKDGITTSGTTTVQSPLALENTFNAGLDASRATLSITNKAAMRDIKVDNANTMTITLSSFDFNSKAEATASQYASYIHDITIALKPYTASANVNNNMKLLGANFINEAQLQAELYKMDMTGSLKAIYGEEEIKHTYQVTYSDMTANAKCSTTGKVFGTHMSHNTELEVIGLAARITNDARFNSQPMRFDHTIRCSIVPFDFNLDAIFNADGDMTMYGKHSGQLYGKFLLKAQPLAFASSHECRASLTQQLDNGFSLETTFDSKMDNVLSLQEQKTSFRMKSKLNEHAFNQDMSVYNTPERTGVEVSGTILTNILNRESAVNQEFTLAGFMKYDKNTDSHIIQFPLIENLPVFLESIKGFVVQIAEALQDYINNEEIRAKLEALPQRVSDFVSQLNVEGNLIRLKQYFTDFTQKYAFTMDDVEASLRNLKANVKKLLDDLSVYIQNLFAAYATLPEMLIQEIQKQLIAFNEYDIKAMVVYVIDTMKEMIQQIDLEKLKGSSIAFLQDIDAKYEIKANLQLMMSEMKQMIESFDLLKFTTELREYITSTRFQDGVKILVSFIPSEIVSEITDYIRTIIQDFDILGKINAFYAKMRELVVKFEADKKVQAILEKAVELIKQFRIEETIKAVAKMVRDLDIPTKFMEIFQGAINYLKTTEVKDIIQELNIYIETIVMKLKSLDYNNFVNYANQFIAEYTVYVNELIKTLEIPQKLEATRDFVNLLLSSGRSIMERLREIKVAEMFKSVKDITDELVFDNLRGFAEYIKVKITNINFRAEISSSLDFLRHLYRRAIAVTKKKFNYVVEIIKKVVPEQKIISEIQQIIDGILQEIREAELNMPSFIIPFTDFVVPSMKLRLGDFEIPTQLDIPEFTILGFYTVKATTISFDDIKQKIIELLDFIVNFEIKMLDVDAFFGDLRMNYLPSMPEMTFPEITLPEISFPSIPEVPVEKLVKSLQVPEIKLPTIPSGIMVPCFGKLYGEIKFLTPIYTVKTSAEFQNSTESGMNPTFTGFLTSQATSTFEILNYKLDSTTRFAIPKMSRVVFAETLKLTHLALGIEHQASVTLYGLSAQAQAKTAVKVATSPYTANLMNTAFIAMEGGMTASLETTYNHLVDLPIVNVRSEASVTQKAIARQDALTFTLTVDNSGNGKFNAHDGNHKSNLQISLTPSIVTLTFSGDTDSTVLKMKQQVTAEAGTFTYFKFNVRNEAEAPVIKNSLFVASGQANLYDMKFELKANHDTELYGAISGVLSNGINILARPVELVFEFENKGNAKVNIFETLTAKIDVQNDYSATFKPDSQQMNTIALARLNQYKMFYNYTVANNENEAGIFVAMEGDANLDFLTTPISIPEFDVPFVDFRTPAILDLNLYEQTGLNNILTTTEQSVDVDVKAVYKKSQAAPLVDMMGLIQIPSVGNLVTELSFKSAIINLNVNAGLYAEDDLVFRLGATTASVFESLKAKLDGTASLTTKRGIKLANSLSLENRHIEGTHDSTISMSTETFETAVSVATVAKIALPILNLEANQNLLADTKTKLNAVSTLRMKGDLNIPVIKAVGKAEAEHSLKMEGTFEYASMETSSRANMDGTVLEDYLVLGVLDNEVNLYLNNDGLHSTSKIIADAKLNYGTTKVIGMDVNENLAVEASWSRVYAVLKYTGNNEANLFNFNTNGKHVAQATIDFAPTSSLTADIEIDISQPSTLGDFTIFEKTVAEMTAAKQKMTTNVKFVSPLYTTNMATEVEGNAPVFTVTFKSSANSFIIFLEYDMDASTTTNFENEALNMITKVVLTHADFTMDVNHALSQALRKKRQADDSSSRHTLNVDITSPAYTDMNLRYAARRDGFSASVSTPSTGFLGFQFNGRVPSQMSARLYGRYPSAPEVDVDMLIIRSSSKNADKMNLQVIYNMEAPKIMLYELKMKLLSITSTFKMFADKYMIPMSMEVLDNVFNRFNEAYNAAINYDVQMSQLSVFFRNIFVQYQKTVQVFLDTAVKVLRETQFKLPGFEEMTTLPEVLKKLTSSIAAVLDKTIQIIYENMEVYYNSFVEKFSSVKFRMPIGDAITGGQIMDQVKTTFRTIFNELVDFVKKMESLDTMLVKMGETMEAVVMKSQEFIDSIQSDYLDTVFFYINTLYRNLITVIKNVVDQISGLTQEQAVNAFEYIIDMSVYALDQFNKTVYSFLDKASEEAQAYVKVSGGKLEIDLPFPFQQ comes from the exons GTTGAAATTGAAGTGCCTCAAACATGTAGTTTCATTGTCCGCACTACTGGCTGTAGCCTGAGTGAGGTGGTCAACATGGACGCAGAGGGCAACCCTGTGTTCGGACCTGCACCCGGCTCTGCTGCTTTTGCTGCTGAAATGGAGag ataCCCTCTGAAGGTTGTGGTTGAGGGTGCGTACGATGTGAAACTGTACCCTGAGGATGGGGAGACAACAACAATCTTGAACATCAAGAGGGGTATCATCTCTGCCCTGGCTGTGCCACTGCTGCaagaagagaagaacaagaacatg CCAACTATCCATGGCAAGTGCAAGACCTACTACACTGTCAACGCTAGAGAGGACATTGCAACTGACATCAGCCTCAACAGGGATCTGTCCAGATGCGACAAATTTGTCCCCATGAGAGATCACACCAGCCCGCTGGCACTCATGTCTGGCATG CACTACCCTCTTGCCCAGCTGGTCAGAAGCTCACAGACCTGTAACTACAAGTTTGACAATGAGAAGAAACACATGACCTATGGTACCTGCACTGAAAACCACATCCTCATTCCCTTCTCACACAA GGGAGAATATGGAGTTACCAATGTTGGAAAGCAAGAACTGACCCTGGTTCAGGTCTCTCCTCACAATGAAAGAGTTTTTGACCACA GTGACATTGTTATGGGTCTTCACATGGAGTCTGTTGTGGACAAGAGTGTTGTCCAGGATAAAGATGCAGGTCTGAACCTCCTGAGAGAACTGGCCAATCTGCCCGAGACTGAGGGTGAGAAGAGGGCCCACCTCTTCCACAAGCTTGTCACCATGGTCCGTGGTATGAAGACTGAGACCCTGAGCCCTGCCATTCCTGAAGCTCTTGGCGTGTCCCGTGTCCTGACCTACCAGGTTCTGGCCCAGTGTGGAACCCCTGAGTGCAGCAGTGCCATCATGCAGATCCTCAGGACCTTTGACACCTCAGCACTCGAGGTTGATGCCGGTGTTTTTGCTATGGGACTCGTGTCTAATCCTTCTGCTCTCCTGATCAATGACATGCTTGAGATGGCCAAATACAAGCCCAGCAAGCCCATCATGTATGCCCTGAGCAATGTTGTCAAGAG gttttaCAAAGCTGAGGGAAAACTGATCCCTGAGATTTACTCTGTTGCTGAGTTCATGGCTGCCCAGCTGGGTGACTGCTCCGGTGACAAGGACAACACTTTCATGACACTGAGG GTTATTGGAAACATGGCTGCAGCTGTAGGACCTGCCAGTCCTGCACTCAGAGCCGCTGTCATCCAGTGTGTGAACCAACCCGCAGCTTCTCCAGCTGTGCAGCAGGCTGCCATTCAAGTGTACAGACTGACTTCCGTCCCTGCAGAG GCCCGAGAGGTTCTGATGCAGGTGCTTTTGGACAGCGCCAGCCCCATGCAAAAGCGCATCGCTGCATATCTGGTTCTTATGAAGGACCCCCAGTCCACTGAACTGGCCCAGATGGCTGATGCTTTGCTCAATGAGCAGGACAAACAAGTGAAGAGCTTTGTGATCTCCCATATTAccaacattttgtcctcaactGAGCCAGAGACCCAAGA ACTGAGGCAGAAGATCCGTGATGCCCTGCAGGGTAATGACATTGGGCCTACTATGGACCCAACCAAGTTCTCCCGCAACTACAAGATCGGATCTGTGGAGGGCAACATGATCTTTGAGAGTACCAGCTACCTGCCAAAGGAGGTCATGCTTGAAATGACTCTGAAGGCTTTTGGCTATGACATTGATATGATGGAG GTTGGTATGGAGGGCAAAGGATTTGAGCCAACTGTTGATGCCCTGTTTGGAAAGAATGGATTCTTCCCAGATACTGCAATGAAGACAATGTACTTTGTCTCTGACAACATGCCACTCAGAGTCAATGAGATCCTGCAAAACATGATGCCTGCTATGAAGAATAACAGAATGAGGCGACAG GCTTCCCAGAACCTGATGAGGGACATTGGACGCAACCTCAACAAACTTGTGAGGGAACTGAAGACTGCACAGTCTCCTGAGGCCATGGTTTATCTGAGGCTTTTGGGAAATGAGCTGGGATATCTGAGGACCAATGAAATGGAGGAGATGGCCTACTCTGCTGCCATGATGATTGACAGCATGTTGAAGATGTTCCCTGCTGAT CTCATGAAGGCACTGATGACCAAGGCTGACAACACAATTTTTGCCCACTACATCTTCATGGACAATGAATTCTTCCTGCCTACTGTCACTGGTGTGCCTCTGAGGGTTGCACTGTCTGGTACTTTCACCCCCGGCATCAAGGGTGGACTTAACATTGCCCGTGACATG agcgAAGTTACCTTCATGCCCTCTGCTGGCATTGAGTTTGTAACTCAGGTTGGCTCCCACATCCCTGAATATGTCAACTCTGGATTAGAGATGCACACCAACCTGTTCCATGAAAGTGGGCTCAGTGCCAAGATCTCCATGGGACGCGACAACGTCAAGCTGACAATCCCTGCTCCAATGAAGCCTACAAAGCTCATAAAGATGAC AAACACCCTGGTGGCAGTGACTGGATCAGAGGTGATGACCATCCCCCCTATGGTGATGGACAAGGTTGATGTCAGTGAGTGCACGCCTGTCTTTGCTGGAATGAAATACTGCACTGCTCTGCAGTACACTGATGCTTTCTCTCAGGACACAGCTCCCTACTTCCCCTTTACCGGAGACAGCAA ATTTGCTGTGGAGCTTCACCCTACTGGTGAAGTCACTGAGTACACAGCCACTGTTGCCTATGAGCTCCTcaaggagggagaagagggccGGCAGAAGGTTGACTCTGTGAAGTTTATTCTGAGGGCTGAAG GTGCAGATCCCACTGAAGCCAGAGCAATCTTGAAATACAACAGGAGGAAGAATGTCATCACTGCCGACATCCAGATCCCAGACTATGATGTGGAGGCTGGACTCAGGCTGGGTGTTGTTGATGGAAACACCAAGGGCAAAGGAACTCACTCCATCTCTCTTGACTTTATAAACAAGAACATCCCTCAGCTCTCTCTGGTTGGACGTGCCAA TCTGAAGGCCATGAAGGAAGGTATGCTGCAAGTCCAGCTTCTTGTCCCCTCAATCAACGCTGATGCCACTGTCACAGCTAACATGAAACGTGATGAAGAACTGGAACTGGAGCTGAAGAGTGAAGTCAAAATCTTGGACGCCACTGCTGAgcagaaaatcaaaatgaaatatg ATGGCAGCAAGATTGAGGTTGAATTCAAGTCTGATGTGAACACTGAAACCTCCAGCTTGCCAAATGGTGATACGATTGAGATGTATGGCAACCAACTACTTGACATGCAGGTGGGGCAGACCGACATGAAAGTCCGTCACATCTTCAAGAAATTTGTGGAG GCAGCAAACAACTACATGGAAAAGTATGGTGCTGATATCCCTTACATCCAGAACTTCAGAGTACCTGATATGCCTGAGATTTCCCTGCCAGAGACATTGTTCTTGAACAG TGAGGCAAAGGCTGTCTACACCTTCAACAATGAGCGCTTTACCATTGCTATCCCTCTCCCACTTGGAGGAAAGTCAACAGAAGAGCTTAACTTCCCACCAGCTTTGACCACACCTCGTGTGTCTCTACCACAGTTTGGACTGGAGATTGTCTCTATGGAGATTCCTATCCCAGACCTTGTTGTACCTGAGAGCCTTACTCTGTCTATTCCTCTTTTTGGCAAAACTGAAGTTTCAGCTCTGATGAGGAGTAACCTCTATGACATGGAGGCCTCAATGGCTGCTGGCAAAGATGTTGTGGAGACACCAAGCTACTCAGCTAAGTTTGATGTTAAAGGAACCTCCCCACTGGACATCCTCTCAATGAAGATTGAAG gcTCTGGATTGTTGGCGATCACTGATTCCATCAAGGCGCATTTGAAAAGCTCTTTCAGCCACAAATTTATTGAAGCAAGTGTTAGCATTGTTGAGGATGCAgcaatcacacacaaaattgATTTGAGATCAAACAGCAAGATTGAAGCCACAAGCCCATTTGGTCTCAATATTGTACTTGAGCACAATGGTATGGCTGGATTCAACACTGAAGAAATCTCTGCTGATAGCAGCTTTGAGGGTATGTTCAAGGCTGGACCCATGTATGGCAAGACAAGTTCATCCCAGTCATTCTCCATCTTCCCATTCAGGCCAGAGGCAAACATTGATTCGAAAGTTCAGATTGAGTCAACATTTTTCAAGGCTGATAACACAATTGCAGCAACTCTTGGCAATGGTGAATTCTCAGTTGTGTCTAACACCAATGCCTTTGAAGACACCTTGACCCACGTCGCTGAGCTTTCCTTCAAAAACAGTAAGCTGTCATTGAAGTGTGATGCAAATGCTCTTGCTCTTGGTATGAAGATCCGCAACCAGGCTGAAGCCTCTGCTGGTGCCGGTGAAGTCGTCATGAGAATGGAGACAAACGCAGACCACTCTGACAACCGTGTTTACTCTCTGCTGATTGCCTCTCTTGATGTCAATGGTCTGGCTTTAAACAGTGATGCCACCATGAAGCTCCTTGAAAATGAGGCTACTCACAAGGCTACACTGAGAATGAACAAGGATGGCATCACCACAAGTGGAACAACCACCGTCCAGAGCCCCCTGGCCCTGGAAAACACATTCAACGCTGGGCTTGATGCTTCAAGAGCCACTCTATCCATTACCAACAAGGCTGCAATGCGTGACATCAAGGTTGATAATGCCAATACCATGACCATTACTCTCTCTAGCTTTGACTTCAACTCAAAGGCTGAAGCCACTGCAAGTCAGTATGCCTCTTACATTCATGATATCACCATCGCCCTGAAACCCTACACTGCTTCTGCAAATGTCAATAACAACATGAAACTTCTGGGTGCCAACTTTATTAATGAGGCTCAGCTGCAGGCAGAGTTGTACAAAATGGACATGACAGGAAGCCTGAAAGCCATCTATGGTGAGGAAGAGATCAAGCACACCTATCAGGTAACTTATTCGGATATGACTGCTAACGCAAAGTGCAGCACAACTGGAAAAGTTTTTGGAACTCACATGAGCCACAACACTGAGCTTGAAGTTATTGGCCTTGCTGCCAGGATCACCAATGATGCCCGCTTTAACTCACAGCCAATGCGCTTTGACCACACCATCCGCTGCAGTATTGTGCCTTTTGATTTCAACCTTGATGCAATTTTCAATGCTGATGGAGACATGACCATGTATGGAAAGCACAGTGGCCAGCTCTATGGCAAGTTCCTGCTTAAAGCACAACCTCTGGCTTTTGCTAGCTCACATGAATGCAGAGCATCACTAACCCAGCAGCTTGATAATGGGTTTTCACTTGAGACCACATTCGACAGCAAAATGGATAATGTTCTGTCACTCCAAGAGCAGAAGACCAGTTTCAGAATGAAGTCTAAATTGAATGAGCATGCCTTTAATCAGGACATGAGTGTTTATAACACTCCTGAGAGAACTGGAGTTGAGGTTTCTGGCACCATCCTCACAAACATCCTCAATAGGGAATCCGCAGTCAACCAGGAATTCACCCTGGCTGGCTTCATGAAGTATGACAAGAACACAGATAGTCATATAATCCAGTTTCCTCTTATTGAAAATCTGCCTGTCTTCTTAGAAAGCATCAAGGGCTTTGTTGTGCAGATTGCAGAGGCACTGCAAGACTACATCAACAATGAAGAGATCAGGGCGAAACTTGAGGCTCTACCCCAGCGCGTAAGTGACTTTGTTTCTCAACTTAATGTAGAAGGCAACCTAATTCGACTGAAGCAGTATTTCACTGACTTTACCCAAAAGTATGCTTTCACCATGGATGATGTGGAAGCCTCTTTAAGAAACCTGAAGGCTAATGTCAAGAAACTGCTGGATGATCTCAGTGTTTACATCCAGAACTTGTTTGCTGCTTATGCCACCCTGCCTGAAATGCTCATTCAGGAGATCCAGAAACAGCTAATTGCCTTTAATGAGTATGACATCAAGGCTATGGTTGTGTATGTGATTGACACCATGAAGGAGATGATCCAACAGATTGACCTGGAAAAACTGAAAGGCAGCAGCATTGCATTTCTACAAGATATTGAtgcaaaatatgaaatcaaGGCTAATCTACAATTAATGatgagtgaaatgaaacaaatgattgAGTCCTTTGACCTGCTGAAATTTACTACCGAACTGAGGGAGTACATTACATCAACCCGATTTCAAGACGGCGTTAAAATTCTTGTGAGCTTCATTCCCTCAGAGATTGTCAGCGAAATAACAGATTATATAAGAACAATTATTCAGGACTTTGACATCTTGGGTAAGATCAACGCATTCTATGCCAAAATGAGAGAGTTGGTTGTCAAGTTCGAGGCTGACAAAAAGGTTCAAGCTATTTTGGAAAAAGCTGTGGAGCTCATCAAGCAGTTCAGAATTGAAGAAACCATCAAGGCTGTAGCTAAAATGGTGAGGGACTTAGACATTCCTACTAAATTCATGGAAATCTTCCAGGGTGCTATCAACTACTTGAAAACAACTGAGGTTAAGGATATTATTCAAGAGCTGAATATCTACATCGAAACTATTGTGATGAAGCTGAAGTCATTGGACTACAATAACTTTGTGAATTATGCTAATCAGTTCATTGCTGAGTACACAGTTTATGTGAATGAACTGATCAAGACCCTTGAAATTCCCCAGAAGCTTGAGGCAACAAGAGATTTTGTCAACCTTCTCTTATCCTCTGGAAGATCAATCATGGAACGTCTGAGAGAAATCAAAGTTGCAGAAATGTTCAAATCTGTAAAGGATATTACTGACGAACTTGTGTTTGATAACCTTCGGGGATTTGCTgaatatataaaagtaaaaattacaaaTATTAATTTCAGAGCTGAGATTTCCAGTTCTCTTGACTTCTTGCGCCACCTGTACAGAAGAGCCATAGCCGTCACCAAGAAAAAGTTCAATTATGTGGTTGAGATCATTAAAAAGGTGGTACCTGAGCAAAAAATCATCAGTGAGATTCAGCAAATCATTGATGGGATCCTTCAAGAAATTAGAGAGGCTGAATTGAACATGCCATCCTTCATCATTCCTTTCACTGATTTTGTTGTGCCTTCAATGAAGTTGAGGCTTGGTGATTTTGAAATCCCAACACAGCTAGACATCCCTGAGTTCACCATCCTGGGCTTCTATACTGTGAAAGCCACTACAATTTCCTTTGATGACATCAAGCAGAAAATCATTGAACTTTTGGATTTCATTGTAAACTTTGAGATCAAAATGCTTGATGTGGATGCTTTCTTTGGGGATCTGAGAATGAACTACCTTCCTTCCATGCCTGAGATGACCTTCCCAGAGATTACTCTTCCTGAGATCTCATTCCCTTCCATCCCAGAAGTTCCTGTAGAAAAGCTTGTTAAGTCTCTTCAAGTTCCTGAGATCAAGCTGCCAACCATTCCAAGTGGGATCATGGTCCCATGCTTTGGTAAACTCTATGGTGAGATCAAATTCCTGACTCCcatctacactgtaaaaacatctgCTGAGTTCCAGAACTCCACTGAGAGTGGAATGAACCCCACATTCACTGGATTCCTTACTTCCCAGGCCACATCAACATTTGAAATTCTGAATTACAAACTTGACTCCACTACCCGTTTTGCCATCCCAAAAATGAGCCGTGTTGTCTTTGCTGAGACTCTTAAGCTGACCCATCTTGCTCTTGGAATCGAACATCAGGCATCTGTAACTCTCTATGGCCTATCAGCCCAGGCACAGGCCAAAACTGCAGTTAAGGTTGCCACTTCACCTTACACTGCAAACTTAATGAACACTGCCTTTATTGCTATGGAAGGGGGAATGACTGCCTCTCTCGAAACAACATACAATCATTTAGTGGACCTCCCAATTGTTAATGTCAGAAGTGAGGCCTCTGTAACCCAGAAAGCAATCGCTCGCCAAGACGCCCTCACCTTCACTCTAACAGTTGACAATTCAGGCAATGGCAAGTTTAATGCTCATGACGGCAACCACAAGAGCAATTTGCAAATCTCACTAACTCCCAGCATTGTGACTTTAACTTTCTCTGGTGACACAGACTCTACTGTCTTAAAGATGAAACAGCAAGTTACTGCTGAAGCTGGCACTTTTACCTACTTCAAGTTCAATGTCCGCAATGAGGCAGAGGCACCAGTTATTAAGAACAGTCTTTTTGTGGCATCTGGACAAGCCAATCTTTATGATATGAAGTTTGAGCTGAAAGCAAACCATGACACAGAGCTGTATGGTGCAATCAGTGGAGTTCTGTCCAATGGAATCAACATTCTAGCCCGTCCTGTTGAGCTTGTCTTTGAATTTGAAAACAAAGGAAATGCCAAGGTCAACATTTTTGAAACTCTGACTGCTAAGATAGATGTGCAGAATGACTACTCTGCCACCTTCAAACCTGACAGTCAACAGATGAACACTATAGCTCTGGCTCGGCTTAACCAGTACAAAATGTTCTACAACTACACTGTAGCCAATAATGAAAATGAGGCTGGTATTTTTGTTGCCATGGAAGGTGATGCCAATCTTGACTTCCTGACAACCCCCATCAGCATTCCTGAGTTTGACGTGCCTTTTGTTGACTTCCGTACTCCAGCTATCCTTGATCTAAACTTGTATGAGCAGACTGGATTGAATAACATTTTGACTACTACTGAGCAGTCTGTGGATGTGGATGTCAAGGCTGTTTACAAGAAGAGCCAGGCTGCCCCTCTTGTTGACATGATGGGTCTGATCCAGATTCCCTCAGTGGGAAACCTGGTCACAGAGCTGTCTTTCAAGTCTGCCATCATTAATCTGAATGTCAATGCTGGACTGTATGCAGAGGATGATCTTGTCTTCCGTCTGGGAGCTACcacagcctctgtgtttgaGAGTCTCAAAGCCAAACTTGATGGCACCGCCAGTCTGACCACCAAGAGAGGAATCAAGTTGGCCAATTCCCTGTCCCTTGAAAATCGTCACATTGAAGGCACTCATGATAGCACCATCAGTATGAGTACTGAGACTTTTGAAACTGCTGTCTCTGTGGCTACTGTAGCAAAGATTGCCTTGCCTATACTCAACCTTGAGGCAAACCAAAATCTGCTTGCAGACACCAAAACCAAACTAAATGCTGTCTCCACCTTGAGGATGAAAGGTGATTTAAACATCCCTGTGATCAAGGCTGTTGGAAAGGCTGAGGCAGAGCACAGTCTGAAGATGGAAGGAACCTTTGAGTATGCTTCCATGGAGACATCCTCTAGGGCAAACATGGATGGCACAGTGCTTGAAGACTATCTAGTTTTGGGAGTTCTGGATAATGAGGTTAACTTGTACCTGAATAATGATGGCCTACACTCCACCTCAAAGATTATTGCAGATGCCAAGCTTAACTATGGCACCACCAAAGTCATTGGCATGGATGTAAATGAGAATCTTGCTGTTGAAGCCTCCTGGAGCCGTGTGTATGCAGTGCTGAAGTATACTGGCAACAATGAAGCAAACCTGTTCAATTTCAACACCAATGGCAAACATGTCGCTCAGGCAACCATTGACTTTGCACCAACATCCTCCTTGACTGCTGACATCGAGATTGATATTTCTCAGCCAAGCACCCTGGGTGACTTCACCATCTTTGAGAAGACTGTTGCTGAAATGACAGCTGCCAAGCAGAAGATGACAACCAATGTCAAGTTTGTCAGCCCACTGTACACCACAAACATGGCAACTGAAGTAGAGGGCAATGCTCCTGTTTTCACAGTCACCTTCAAGTCCTCTGCCAACTCTTTCATTATCTTCTTGGAATATGACATGGATG CTTCTACTACTACAAACTTTGAGAATGAAGCTCTCAACATGATTACCAAGGTTGTCCTGACACACGCTGACTTCACCATGGATGTCAACCATGCTTTAAGCCAAGCCTTGAG GAAAAAACGCCAGGCCGATGACAG ttccTCTCGCCATACTCTGAATGTGGACATCACCAGTCCTGCTTATACCGATATGAATCTTCGTTATGCTGCTCGCAGAGATGGTTTCAGTGCCTCTGTTTCTACCCCCTCCACTGGCTTTCTGGGCTTTCAGTTCAATGGCAGAGTCCCATCTCAAATGAGTGCAAGACTCTATGGTCGCTATCCT tctGCCCCAGAAGTTGATGTTGACATGCTGATCATCAGATCATCTTCTAAGAATGCTGATAAGATGAACCTGCAGGTTATATACAACATGGAGGCACCCAAAATAATGCTCTATGAACTCAAGATGAAACTCCTTTCCATCACCTCtacattcaaaatgtttgctgACAAGTACATGATCCCAATGAGCATGGAAGTATTGGACAATGTTTTTAATCGCTTCAACGAGGCCTATAATGCTGCTATAAACTATGACGTTCAAATGAGCCAGCTGTCAGTTTTCTTTAGGAACATCTTTGTCCAGTACCAGAAGACTGTCCAAGTCTTTCTGGATACTGCCGTCAAGGTCTTAAGGGAGACCCAGTTTAAACTGCCTGGCTTTGAAGAGATGACCACTCTCCCTGAGGTCCTAAAGAAGCTGACCAGTAGCATTGCTGCTGTGCTAGATAAGACCATCCAGATTATCTATGAGAACATGGAGGTCTACTACAACTCCTTTGTTGAGAAGTTCAGCAGTGTGAAATTCCGCATGCCCATTGGTGATGCAATCACTGGAGGTCAGATTATGGATCAGGTCAAAACAACTTTTAGGACCATTTTTAATGAATTGGTGGACTTTGTGAAAAAAATGGAGAGTCTTGACACAATGCTAGTAAAGATGGGTGAGACCATGGAGGCTGTTGTTATGAAATCTCAGGAGTTTATTGACTCTATTCAATCTGACTATTTAGATACAGTCTTCTTCTACATCAATACCCTGTATCGTAACCTTATCACAGTCATTAAGAATGTTGTTGACCAGATCTCTGGCTTAACTCAAGAGCAAGCTGTTAATGCATTTGAATACATTATagacatgtctgtgtatgcatTGGACCAGTTCAATAAGACAGTTTACAGTTTCCTGGACAAAGCTTCAGAGGAGGCTCAAGCCTACGTGAAAGTTAGTGGAGGAAAGCTTGAGATTGACCTTCCATTTCCCTTCCAACAGTGA